The following proteins come from a genomic window of Halorussus halophilus:
- a CDS encoding alpha-amylase family glycosyl hydrolase, whose product MRTNRRDLLKALGFGSVGLAGSHAAGEYDLSFVTQASAATGTGSKVNFADDVIYQIVTDRFHDGNSGNNPSGELYSSDCSNLRKYCGGDWQGVIDKIQDGYLTEMGITAVWVSPPFENITEVDSDSGASYHGYWARDFKDPNPFFGDMAKFEELISVAHNNDIKVVIDFVPNHTSPSTSDGQLEDGALYDDGSYVTSYSDDPNSYFHHNGGTDYSSYEGQIYRNLYNLADFDHHETYIDQYLKDAIKQWLDKGIDGIRVDAVAHMPPLWQKTLMDTIYDHQPVFTFGEWFLGADQYSQKYYDFSNDSGMSLLDFRFGQEIRQVLRDFSDDWHGFWDVLQETQNQHDQVIDQVPFIDNHDMPRFTVDSGGEVNTDMALAVLLTSRGAPTIYYGTEQYLQGGNDPDNRKPMPGFDRTTTAYNVIKKLAPLRQSNAALAYGDTEQRWINSDVFFYEREFGDNVVLVGINRSQTWYDVDGLFTALPQGSYSDQLDGILDGFSTSVNSDGSIDTFSMGPRTVCVWEYTGDTTSPALGHVGPTMGTPGHTVTIDGEGFGSSTGSVQFGSTDATVVSWSDTQVQAEVPAVAGGYYDVTVTDAGGTSSSAYTDFEILSGDQVSVRFVVNDATTETGENVYVVGNVHELGNWDTARAVGPFFNQVVHEYPNWYYDVNLPAGRDIEFKFIKKDGSGNVTWESGSNRTYTTPSSGTGEYTDTWK is encoded by the coding sequence ATGAGAACTAATCGCAGGGATTTGCTCAAAGCACTGGGCTTCGGTTCCGTCGGATTGGCCGGTAGTCACGCCGCTGGCGAGTACGATTTGTCGTTCGTCACCCAAGCCTCGGCGGCTACTGGGACTGGTAGCAAAGTCAATTTCGCGGACGACGTCATATACCAAATCGTCACCGACCGGTTCCACGACGGGAACTCGGGGAACAACCCGAGCGGCGAACTGTACAGTAGCGACTGTTCGAACCTCCGCAAGTACTGCGGGGGCGACTGGCAGGGCGTCATCGACAAGATTCAGGACGGCTACCTCACCGAGATGGGCATCACGGCCGTCTGGGTCTCTCCGCCGTTCGAGAACATCACCGAAGTAGACTCCGACAGCGGCGCGTCCTACCACGGCTACTGGGCGCGGGACTTCAAAGACCCCAACCCGTTCTTCGGCGACATGGCGAAGTTCGAGGAGCTGATTTCGGTCGCGCACAACAACGACATCAAAGTCGTCATCGACTTCGTGCCGAACCACACCTCGCCCTCGACCTCCGACGGCCAACTGGAGGATGGCGCGCTGTACGACGACGGGAGCTACGTCACGTCCTACAGCGACGACCCGAACAGCTACTTCCACCACAACGGCGGCACCGACTACTCCAGTTACGAGGGGCAAATCTACCGCAACCTGTACAATCTCGCGGACTTCGACCACCACGAGACGTACATCGACCAGTACCTGAAAGACGCCATCAAGCAGTGGCTCGACAAGGGCATCGACGGTATCCGCGTGGACGCCGTCGCACACATGCCGCCGCTTTGGCAGAAGACGCTGATGGACACCATCTACGACCACCAACCGGTGTTCACCTTCGGCGAGTGGTTCCTCGGCGCGGACCAGTACAGCCAGAAGTACTACGACTTCTCGAACGACAGCGGGATGAGTCTGCTCGACTTCCGCTTCGGGCAGGAAATTCGGCAAGTGCTTCGGGACTTCTCGGACGACTGGCACGGCTTCTGGGACGTGTTGCAGGAGACCCAGAACCAACACGACCAGGTCATCGACCAAGTGCCGTTCATCGACAACCACGACATGCCGCGGTTCACCGTCGATAGCGGTGGCGAGGTCAACACCGACATGGCGCTGGCAGTCCTGTTGACCTCGCGCGGTGCGCCGACCATCTACTACGGCACCGAACAGTACCTCCAAGGCGGCAACGACCCGGACAACCGCAAGCCGATGCCGGGCTTCGACCGGACGACGACGGCGTACAACGTCATCAAGAAACTCGCGCCGCTTCGCCAGTCGAACGCCGCGCTCGCCTACGGTGACACCGAGCAACGCTGGATAAACAGCGACGTGTTCTTCTACGAGCGCGAGTTCGGCGACAACGTCGTGCTGGTCGGCATCAACCGGAGTCAGACGTGGTACGATGTGGATGGTCTGTTCACGGCACTCCCGCAGGGAAGCTACAGTGACCAACTCGACGGGATACTCGACGGATTCAGCACCTCGGTCAACAGCGACGGCTCCATCGACACGTTCTCGATGGGTCCGCGCACGGTCTGCGTCTGGGAGTACACCGGCGACACGACCAGTCCCGCGCTCGGTCACGTCGGCCCGACGATGGGCACCCCCGGCCACACCGTCACCATCGATGGCGAAGGCTTCGGCAGTTCGACCGGGTCGGTGCAGTTCGGTTCGACGGACGCGACCGTCGTCTCGTGGTCCGACACGCAGGTCCAAGCCGAAGTGCCCGCGGTCGCTGGCGGCTACTACGACGTGACGGTCACCGACGCCGGGGGCACGTCGAGCAGTGCCTACACTGACTTCGAGATTCTCTCCGGCGACCAAGTGTCGGTCCGGTTCGTCGTCAACGACGCGACGACCGAGACTGGCGAGAACGTCTACGTCGTCGGCAACGTCCACGAACTGGGCAACTGGGACACCGCTCGCGCCGTGGGGCCGTTCTTCAATCAGGTCGTCCACGAGTACCCCAACTGGTACTACGACGTGAACCTCCCCGCCGGACGGGACATCGAGTTCAAGTTCATCAAGAAAGACGGCAGTGGCAACGTGACGTGGGAGTCCGGGTCGAACCGCACGTACACGACGCCGTCCAGTGGCACCGGCGAGTACACCGATACCTGGAAGTAG
- a CDS encoding carbohydrate ABC transporter permease, with the protein MSTASRVAQRFEEVPFLEKDDASLLLVLPGLFVFSAFMFFPVLYLVGISFTDARPATLFAGEGVVSILTFGEAAFVGIKNYVAVLTDPQFWTSFTTTWLYVATSVVLKVGLSIGVALVVTGDRVRGKRVMRSLIIVPMGLPAIFTVTVWRGIFSSAEFGLANQLLGMLGFESVSWLSERWMAFLAYNVTEAWLAYPFMVIITVSALQDVPEELHEAAKVDGAGYFARFLHVTLPSIKRPVLFASILTAAASFQSFLVPYVINEGGPARQNELMVVYGYKEAFSFGQYGEGAAISLVALVFIGAFMWINVKKGRLADGVNEQ; encoded by the coding sequence ATGAGTACCGCTTCGCGCGTCGCACAGCGGTTCGAAGAAGTTCCGTTTTTGGAGAAGGACGACGCCTCGTTACTGCTAGTGCTACCGGGACTGTTCGTCTTCTCGGCGTTCATGTTCTTCCCGGTGCTGTACCTCGTCGGCATCTCGTTCACGGACGCTCGACCCGCGACGCTGTTCGCAGGCGAAGGGGTCGTGTCGATACTGACGTTCGGCGAGGCGGCGTTCGTCGGCATCAAGAACTACGTCGCGGTGCTGACGGACCCGCAGTTCTGGACCTCGTTCACAACTACGTGGCTGTACGTCGCCACGAGCGTCGTCCTGAAGGTCGGACTCAGCATCGGCGTCGCACTCGTCGTCACGGGCGACCGAGTGCGCGGCAAGCGCGTGATGCGCTCGCTCATCATCGTGCCGATGGGCCTGCCCGCTATCTTCACCGTCACGGTGTGGCGCGGCATCTTCAGTTCGGCGGAGTTCGGACTGGCGAACCAACTGCTCGGCATGCTCGGCTTCGAATCCGTGTCGTGGCTCAGCGAACGCTGGATGGCGTTTCTGGCCTACAACGTCACCGAAGCGTGGTTGGCTTACCCGTTCATGGTTATCATCACTGTGAGTGCGTTGCAGGACGTGCCCGAGGAACTTCACGAGGCGGCAAAGGTAGACGGCGCAGGCTACTTCGCGCGATTCCTGCACGTCACACTCCCCTCGATAAAGCGACCGGTACTGTTCGCGTCCATCCTCACGGCGGCCGCGTCGTTCCAGTCGTTCCTCGTCCCGTACGTCATCAACGAGGGCGGCCCGGCGAGGCAGAACGAACTCATGGTCGTCTACGGCTACAAGGAGGCGTTCAGTTTCGGCCAGTACGGAGAGGGAGCGGCGATTAGCCTCGTCGCGCTCGTCTTCATCGGCGCGTTCATGTGGATAAACGTCAAGAAGGGACGACTCGCTGACGGGGTGAACGAACAGTGA
- a CDS encoding sugar ABC transporter permease has product MSLLRSIAESLKEDARNVATTPVESYRDARHTLREVRAGRVSPLEPLKTLGLTLGALVVVLALLFPIYWILISALSGTGGSIYSSNGLRLLPQEPSLQPFLWVVGDLIVPSYRIGLGIPFSNSALVFNTPELVFLDVSNYGVTDPSEFKHFLWNSMWVAVPTVILSMCLIVPASYALSRREFIGREKILFGYVLMTQVGSGLGIALLIALYAAYVQVGLNNNKLALSVYYAATAVPFNTWLLKTYMDGIPVSYEEAAIVDGAPPWRVVTEVILPLSAAGLATVFIFTFLTGWTEFVVAQTLLGTENYTLPVGLFSLVSEYSVPWARFSAFALTFASPIVLVYLFAQRYIEGGLSFSGMEG; this is encoded by the coding sequence GTGAGTCTGCTTCGCTCCATCGCCGAGAGTCTGAAAGAGGACGCTCGAAACGTCGCCACGACGCCGGTCGAGTCCTACCGAGACGCACGACACACGTTGCGAGAGGTTCGAGCGGGACGGGTCTCGCCACTCGAACCGTTGAAGACGCTCGGGCTGACGCTCGGCGCGCTCGTCGTCGTCCTCGCGCTGTTGTTCCCGATTTACTGGATACTCATCTCCGCGCTATCGGGAACCGGTGGGTCGATTTACTCGTCGAACGGGCTTCGACTGCTTCCCCAAGAGCCATCGCTCCAGCCGTTCCTCTGGGTCGTCGGCGACCTCATCGTGCCGTCGTATCGCATCGGGCTCGGGATTCCGTTCAGCAACTCCGCACTCGTGTTCAACACGCCGGAGTTGGTGTTCCTCGACGTGTCGAACTACGGCGTGACCGACCCATCGGAGTTCAAGCACTTCCTCTGGAACAGCATGTGGGTCGCCGTCCCGACGGTCATCCTCTCGATGTGTCTCATCGTCCCGGCGTCGTACGCACTCTCGCGCCGGGAGTTCATCGGTCGCGAGAAGATTCTGTTCGGCTACGTCCTGATGACGCAGGTCGGTAGCGGCCTCGGCATCGCACTGCTCATCGCGCTGTACGCCGCGTACGTGCAAGTCGGACTCAACAACAACAAACTCGCGCTCTCGGTGTACTACGCCGCGACGGCCGTGCCGTTCAACACGTGGCTGTTGAAGACGTACATGGACGGCATCCCGGTCTCCTACGAGGAGGCCGCGATAGTGGACGGCGCGCCGCCGTGGCGGGTCGTGACCGAGGTCATCCTGCCGCTGTCTGCGGCCGGGCTTGCGACGGTGTTCATCTTCACCTTCCTCACCGGTTGGACGGAGTTCGTCGTCGCTCAGACACTGCTCGGCACCGAGAACTACACGCTCCCGGTCGGGTTGTTCTCGCTCGTCAGCGAGTACTCCGTGCCGTGGGCGCGGTTCTCGGCGTTCGCACTGACGTTCGCGTCGCCAATCGTCCTCGTGTATCTGTTCGCACAGCGGTACATCGAGGGCGGCCTGTCGTTCAGCGGCATGGAAGGATAA